From Leptodactylus fuscus isolate aLepFus1 chromosome 11, aLepFus1.hap2, whole genome shotgun sequence, one genomic window encodes:
- the EGLN2 gene encoding prolyl hydroxylase EGLN2: MDRGHQLGKSIRSEVKKSSQEQGQSRVVTALPGVRMGVQGFPQLPVTASHPPSDVHPSINSLNAGNRCHYQPQQENPNAEGLSSEAEPDPLLICSAAPVRPRVLTHGEMPMVRTGPVVSREMTGCFSRDAEGGSSCPDGLVTMNGRRDGLPLKRKWTANGVMENVVVASDSGPSVFPPMEGKRWKSEVHPDPQAQQDHSCRREGHHSTKAIWNNSVVVSAQKMAFDYIVPCMTYYGICVKDHFLGESLGSRVLDEVESLNRSGKFRDGQLVSQRTIPSKNIRGDQIAWVEGKEPGCENIGTLMSRIDEVIMHCSGKLGSYVINGRTKAMVACYPGNGMGYVRHVDNPNRDGRCLTCIYYLNQNWDTKVHGGLLQIFPEGRSVVANIEPLFDRLLIFWSDRRNPHEVKPAYATRYAITVWYFDAKERSEAKDKYRLASGQKGIHVPVSHPGSV, translated from the exons ATGGATAGAGGGCATCAGCTGGGGAAGTCCATAAGGAGTGAAGTCAAGAAATCCAGCCAGGAACAGGGTCAGTCCAGAGTGGTAACCGCCTTACCGGGTGTCAGGATGGGGGTCCAAGGCTTTCCCCAACTCCCAGTGACTGCATCCCACCCCCCGAGCGACGTCCACCCCTCCATCAACTCATTGAACGCAGGTAATCGCTGCCATTATCAGCCGCAGCAGGAGAATCCCAATGCCGAGGGTTTGTCTTCCGAGGCAGAGCCAGACCCCCTGTTGATCTGCTCCGCTGCGCCTGTAAGGCCACGTGTTCTAACTCATGGGGAGATGCCAATGGTGAGGACTGGGCCGGTCGTGAGCAGGGAGATGACCGGCTGCTTTTCTAGGGATGCTGAAGGTGGCAGCTCCTGTCCGGATGGGTTGGTGACCATGAACGGTCGAAGAGATGGACTGCCCCTTAAACGAAAATGGACTGCGAATGGGGTGATGGAGAATGTGGTTGTGGCATCAGACAGTGGACCTTCTGTATTCCCTCCCATGGAGGGCAAGCGATGGAAATCTGAGGTACATCCTGATCCCCAGGCTCAGCAGGATCATAGCTGCAGAAGAGAGGGACATCATAGTACTAAAGCAATTTGGAACAACAGTGTGGTCGTGTCTGCCCAAAAAATGGCCTTTGACTACATCGTCCCTTGTATGACGTACTATGGTATTTGTGTCAAGGACCACTTTTTAGGAGAATCTTTGGGTTCCCGTGTCCTGGATGAGGTGGAGTCTCTGAACCGCAGTGGAAAGTTTAGAGATGGACAACTTGTTAGCCAGAGAACCATACCTTCCAAAAATATTCGGGGAGATCAGATTGCTTGGGTGGAAGGTAAAGAGCCCGGCTGCGAAAACATCGGGACCCTCATGTCCAGGATAGACGAGGTCATCATGCACTGTAGCGGGAAACTCGGCAGCTATGTCATCAATGGCAGAACCAAG GCGATGGTCGCTTGTTATCCGGGCAATGGGATGGGATACGTACGACATGTAGATAATCCTAATCGGGATGGACGCTGCTTAACTTGCATTTACTACCTAAATCAAAACTGGGACACCAAG GTCCATGGGGGGCTTCTACAAATCTTCCCAGAAGGCCGTTCCGTTGTAGCTAACATTGAGCCGTTATTTGACCGGTTATTGATATTCTGGTCTGATCGCCGCAATCCTCATGAAGTAAAACCGGCCTACGCCACGCG GTATGCTATCACCGTCTGGTATTTTGACGCAAAGGAACGATCAGAGGCCAAAGACAAATACAGACTAG CCAGTGGACAGAAGGGAATCCATGTTCCAGTATCCCACCCTGGATCGGTGTGA